A single Flavobacterium sp. 1 DNA region contains:
- a CDS encoding quinol:cytochrome C oxidoreductase: MYTFSSKLKTFSFVLMAVGLLGIGYGFLTAPKDIQDVEKILAADAHGSHHEVSNESEGAHAVSAEVKAEAEHTEHLTHVLHQLENKPWSALYVACIFFMLLSLGTLVFYAIQQVAQAGWSPVLFRVMQGITAYLPVGSVFFFVFLLLAGFHVNHIFVWLGEGVTKVGSENYDKIIAGKSGYLNFPFWIVRATVFLLGWNAYRYFSRKNCLAQDEADDNSFYKKNFNISAMFLVFFIVSESIMSWDWIMSLDPHWSSTLFGWYVFASFFVSGITMIAMVTIYLKSKGYLENVNTSHIHDLAKFMFGISVFWTYLWFSQFMLIWYANIPEEITYFVMRIQVYNLPFFGAVVMNFLFPVLILINTDFKRITWILVMASVVILLGHYVDFFNMIMPGTVGGSWFIGVSEIASVLFFLGLFIFVVFSALTKAPLLPKRNPYIEESKHFHY, from the coding sequence ATGTATACATTTTCAAGTAAATTAAAAACTTTTTCTTTCGTCTTAATGGCTGTTGGTCTTTTGGGAATTGGATATGGTTTTTTAACAGCACCTAAAGACATTCAAGATGTTGAAAAAATACTTGCTGCTGATGCTCATGGAAGTCATCACGAAGTAAGTAATGAATCTGAAGGAGCACATGCTGTTTCTGCTGAAGTAAAAGCTGAAGCTGAGCACACAGAACATTTAACTCATGTTTTACACCAATTAGAAAATAAGCCTTGGTCTGCATTATATGTAGCCTGTATTTTCTTTATGTTGCTTTCTTTAGGAACATTAGTTTTTTATGCTATTCAACAAGTTGCACAAGCAGGTTGGTCACCAGTTCTTTTTAGAGTTATGCAGGGAATTACGGCTTACTTACCAGTAGGTTCAGTCTTTTTCTTTGTTTTCTTATTGTTAGCTGGATTTCATGTTAACCATATTTTTGTTTGGTTAGGTGAAGGTGTTACAAAAGTAGGCAGTGAAAATTACGATAAGATTATAGCTGGTAAATCAGGATATTTAAATTTCCCTTTTTGGATTGTAAGAGCAACTGTATTTTTGTTGGGCTGGAATGCTTACCGTTATTTTTCCAGAAAAAATTGTTTGGCTCAAGACGAAGCTGATGATAATTCTTTCTACAAAAAGAATTTCAATATATCTGCAATGTTTTTAGTATTTTTCATTGTTTCAGAATCTATTATGTCATGGGACTGGATTATGTCTTTAGATCCTCACTGGTCTAGTACATTATTTGGCTGGTACGTATTTGCTAGCTTCTTCGTTAGCGGTATTACTATGATTGCTATGGTTACAATTTATTTGAAATCTAAAGGATATTTAGAAAATGTAAATACTAGTCATATTCATGATTTAGCTAAATTCATGTTTGGTATTAGCGTTTTTTGGACTTACTTATGGTTTTCACAATTTATGTTGATTTGGTATGCTAATATTCCTGAGGAGATTACTTATTTTGTAATGAGAATTCAGGTTTATAATTTGCCTTTCTTTGGTGCAGTTGTTATGAATTTCTTATTCCCAGTTTTAATTTTGATTAATACTGATTTTAAACGTATCACTTGGATTTTAGTTATGGCTTCAGTAGTAATATTGTTAGGTCATTATGTTGACTTCTTTAATATGATTATGCCTGGTACTGTTGGCGGTAGTTGGTTTATTGGTGTTTCAGAAATTGCATCCGTTTTATTCTTTCTTGGATTATTTATTTTTGTTGTCTTCTCAGCATTAACTAAAGCTCCTTTGTTACCAAAAAGAAATCCATATATAGAAGAGAGTAAACATTTTCATTATTAA
- a CDS encoding cytochrome c produces the protein MKSLYKITLVFGLMIMVSSCHNNGNPNYQYMPNMYEAVSAETYAPATVDVFKNGKEGQLPAVGSINRGFEPFEYENTPEGYALAKANLKSPLDSLDRNSDKGKALFEIYCISCHGAAGDGKGKLVEREKFLGVPNYKDRDITEGSIFYVETYGLNAMGSHANQMSARERWLVADYVLKLKAQ, from the coding sequence ATGAAAAGTTTATATAAAATAACACTTGTATTTGGTTTAATGATAATGGTATCATCATGTCATAATAATGGTAATCCAAATTATCAATACATGCCTAATATGTATGAAGCAGTGAGTGCTGAAACGTATGCTCCGGCTACGGTTGATGTATTTAAAAACGGCAAAGAAGGTCAGCTTCCTGCTGTAGGTTCAATAAATAGAGGTTTTGAACCTTTTGAATATGAAAATACTCCAGAGGGATACGCTTTGGCAAAAGCCAATTTAAAATCTCCGTTGGATTCATTAGACAGAAATTCTGATAAAGGAAAAGCACTTTTTGAAATTTATTGTATTAGTTGTCATGGTGCAGCTGGAGATGGTAAAGGAAAATTAGTTGAAAGAGAAAAATTTCTTGGTGTACCTAATTATAAAGATAGAGATATTACTGAAGGAAGTATTTTTTATGTGGAAACTTATGGTTTAAATGCTATGGGTTCTCATGCAAATCAAATGAGTGCTCGCGAACGTTGGTTAGTTGCTGACTATGTTCTTAAACTAAAAGCACAATAA
- a CDS encoding DUF3341 domain-containing protein yields the protein MSNKVIYAIYNDDDILMDAVKKTRAAHHHIEEVFTPFPVHGLDKAMGLAPTRLAICAFIYGLCGLSFGTWMMNYIMIQDWPQDIGGKPSFSYIDNMPAFVPIMFEETVFFAAHLMVITFYMRSRLWPFKEAENPDVRTTDDHFLMEVAVNDNEEELVSFFQGTGAVEVKVIDKH from the coding sequence ATGAGTAATAAAGTTATATACGCCATTTATAATGACGATGATATTTTGATGGATGCCGTAAAAAAGACACGTGCAGCTCATCACCATATTGAAGAAGTATTTACGCCTTTCCCAGTTCACGGATTGGACAAAGCAATGGGACTTGCACCTACACGTTTAGCGATATGTGCTTTTATCTATGGTTTGTGTGGTTTGTCTTTTGGTACTTGGATGATGAATTATATTATGATTCAAGACTGGCCTCAAGATATTGGTGGTAAACCAAGTTTTAGCTATATTGATAATATGCCTGCTTTTGTGCCTATTATGTTTGAAGAAACGGTGTTTTTTGCAGCTCACTTAATGGTAATTACTTTTTACATGAGAAGTAGATTATGGCCATTTAAAGAAGCTGAAAATCCTGATGTAAGAACTACTGATGACCATTTTTTGATGGAAGTAGCTGTGAATGATAATGAAGAAGAATTAGTTTCTTTTTTCCAAGGTACAGGTGCGGTAGAAGTTAAAGTAATTGATAAGCATTAA
- the nrfD gene encoding NrfD/PsrC family molybdoenzyme membrane anchor subunit gives MSSHYEAAIRKPLVIGDKSYHDITVDVAAPIEGKANKQWWIVFTIALTAFLWGMGCIIYTVSTGIGTWGLNKTVGWAWDITNFVWWVGIGHAGTLISAVLLLFRQRWRMAINRSAEAMTIFSVIQAGLFPIIHMGRPWLAYWVLPIPNQFGSLWVNFNSPLLWDVFAISTYLSVSLVFWWTGLLPDFAMLRDRAITPFNKRVYSILSFGWSGRAKDWQRFEEVSLVLAGLATPLVLSVHTIVSMDFATSVIPGWHTTIFPPYFVAGAVFSGFAMVNTLLIIMRKVSNLEAYITIQHIELMNIVIMITGSIVGVAYITELFIAWYSGVEYEQYAFLNRATGPYAWAYWAMMTCNVFSPQFMWFKKLRTSIMFSFIISIVVNIGMWFERFVIIVTSLHRDYLPSSWTMFSPTFVDIGIFIGTIGFFFVLFLLYARTFPVIAQAEVKTILKATGEHYIKEREANKHSHHE, from the coding sequence ATGTCGTCTCACTACGAAGCAGCCATTAGAAAACCCTTAGTTATAGGTGATAAATCTTATCACGATATAACTGTTGATGTAGCAGCACCTATCGAAGGTAAAGCAAACAAACAATGGTGGATTGTATTTACAATTGCATTAACAGCGTTCCTTTGGGGAATGGGCTGTATTATATACACAGTGTCTACAGGTATTGGTACTTGGGGATTAAATAAAACTGTTGGATGGGCTTGGGATATTACTAACTTCGTTTGGTGGGTTGGTATTGGTCACGCAGGAACTCTTATCTCTGCAGTGCTTTTATTATTCCGTCAGCGATGGAGAATGGCGATTAACCGTTCTGCAGAGGCGATGACAATTTTCTCTGTAATCCAAGCGGGTTTATTTCCAATTATACACATGGGACGTCCTTGGTTGGCTTATTGGGTATTACCAATTCCAAATCAGTTTGGATCTCTTTGGGTGAATTTTAACTCACCATTGCTTTGGGACGTATTCGCGATTTCAACATATCTTTCAGTATCATTAGTTTTCTGGTGGACTGGTCTTTTGCCTGACTTTGCAATGTTGCGTGATAGAGCTATAACACCTTTCAATAAAAGAGTATATTCTATACTAAGTTTTGGATGGAGTGGTAGAGCTAAAGATTGGCAGCGTTTTGAAGAAGTTTCGTTAGTTCTTGCAGGTTTAGCTACTCCTCTTGTACTTTCTGTGCATACTATTGTATCGATGGATTTTGCTACTTCTGTTATTCCGGGATGGCATACTACAATCTTCCCTCCGTACTTTGTTGCTGGAGCGGTTTTCTCTGGATTTGCAATGGTAAACACTTTGCTTATCATTATGAGAAAAGTTTCTAATCTTGAAGCTTATATTACTATTCAACATATCGAATTGATGAACATTGTAATCATGATTACAGGTTCTATTGTTGGGGTAGCTTATATTACTGAATTATTTATTGCTTGGTATTCTGGAGTAGAATACGAACAATACGCTTTCTTGAATAGAGCAACTGGACCTTATGCTTGGGCATATTGGGCTATGATGACATGTAACGTGTTCTCTCCACAATTTATGTGGTTCAAAAAATTAAGAACAAGTATTATGTTTTCTTTTATAATTTCAATTGTGGTAAACATTGGAATGTGGTTTGAAAGATTTGTAATTATCGTAACTTCATTACATAGAGATTATTTACCATCTTCATGGACTATGTTCTCTCCAACATTTGTTGATATTGGAATTTTTATCGGGACAATAGGATTCTTCTTTGTGTTATTCTTATTGTATGCAAGAACATTCCCTGTTATTGCTCAAGCCGAGGTTAAAACAATATTGAAAGCTACAGGAGAACATTATATTAAAGAAAGAGAAGCTAATAAACATTCACATCATGAGTAA